The Mixta hanseatica genome includes a region encoding these proteins:
- the gcvH gene encoding glycine cleavage system protein GcvH codes for MSNVPNELKYRESHEWVRKEADGTYTVGITEHAQELLGDMVFIDLPDVGSSFAAGDDCAVAESVKAASDIYAPLSGEVVAVNDALEASPELVNSEPYASGWLFRLKASDESELEQLMDAEGYLASIDE; via the coding sequence ATGAGCAATGTGCCAAATGAATTAAAATATCGTGAAAGTCATGAGTGGGTACGTAAGGAAGCGGACGGCACTTATACCGTTGGCATTACCGAACATGCGCAGGAACTACTGGGCGATATGGTCTTTATCGATCTGCCGGACGTGGGCAGCAGCTTTGCCGCCGGCGATGACTGCGCCGTGGCGGAGTCGGTCAAAGCCGCTTCTGATATTTACGCGCCGTTAAGCGGCGAAGTCGTGGCGGTTAACGATGCGCTGGAAGCCTCGCCGGAGCTGGTTAACAGCGAGCCGTACGCTTCCGGCTGGCTGTTTCGCCTTAAAGCCAGCGATGAATCTGAACTGGAGCAGCTGATGGATGCGGAAGGCTATCTGGCCTCCATTGATGAATAA
- the gcvT gene encoding glycine cleavage system aminomethyltransferase GcvT: MKQTPLYQQHQACGARMVDFHGWMMPLHYGSQMDEHHAVRTDAGMFDVSHMTIVDLHGERTREFLRRLLANDVARLTQPGKALYSAMLNASGGVIDDLIVYFMSNDWFRLVVNSATREKDLAWISEHAQPFSVTIQVRDDLALIAVQGPNAQQKAQTLFSDAQRQVVSDMKPFFGVESDGFFIATTGYTGESGYEIALPGEQAAEFWQRLLLAGVKPAGLGARDTLRLEAGMNLYGQDMDEGVSPLAANMGWTISWEPADRQFIGREALEHQREKGTEKLVGLIMTEKGVLRNDLPVMFTDAQGNQQQGIITSGSFSPTLGCSIALARVPAGIGEQAIVQIRNREMPVNVTKPIFVRAGKPVAQ; encoded by the coding sequence ATGAAGCAGACTCCGTTGTACCAACAGCATCAGGCGTGCGGCGCCCGTATGGTGGATTTCCACGGCTGGATGATGCCGCTGCACTATGGCTCGCAGATGGATGAACATCATGCCGTGCGTACCGATGCCGGCATGTTTGATGTCTCTCATATGACCATTGTCGATCTGCACGGTGAGCGCACCCGGGAATTTCTGCGCAGGTTGCTGGCTAATGATGTCGCCCGTCTGACGCAGCCAGGAAAGGCTCTGTACAGCGCCATGCTGAACGCATCGGGTGGCGTGATTGATGATTTGATTGTTTACTTTATGAGCAATGACTGGTTCCGGCTGGTGGTCAATTCCGCCACGCGCGAAAAAGACCTGGCGTGGATCAGCGAGCATGCGCAGCCGTTTAGCGTCACGATACAGGTTCGCGACGATCTGGCGCTGATTGCGGTGCAGGGACCGAATGCGCAACAGAAAGCGCAAACGCTGTTTAGCGATGCGCAGCGTCAGGTCGTCAGTGACATGAAGCCCTTCTTTGGCGTGGAGTCAGACGGATTTTTTATTGCCACTACCGGCTATACCGGTGAAAGCGGTTATGAAATCGCGCTGCCGGGCGAGCAGGCCGCCGAGTTTTGGCAGCGGCTGCTGCTGGCGGGCGTGAAGCCTGCCGGGCTGGGCGCACGCGACACGCTGCGTCTGGAGGCCGGGATGAATCTCTACGGTCAGGATATGGATGAAGGCGTCTCGCCGCTGGCGGCGAACATGGGCTGGACCATCAGTTGGGAGCCTGCCGATCGGCAGTTTATCGGACGCGAAGCGCTGGAGCATCAGCGTGAAAAGGGCACCGAAAAACTGGTCGGCCTGATCATGACGGAAAAAGGCGTGCTGCGTAACGATCTGCCGGTGATGTTTACCGATGCGCAGGGCAACCAGCAGCAGGGCATTATCACCAGCGGCTCTTTTTCCCCCACTTTAGGCTGCAGTATCGCGCTGGCCCGCGTTCCGGCGGGGATTGGCGAGCAGGCCATTGTACAGATTCGTAATCGGGAAATGCCGGTCAACGTCACTAAACCGATTTTTGTTCGCGCCGGTAAACCGGTCGCTCAGTAA
- the ubiI gene encoding FAD-dependent 2-octaprenylphenol hydroxylase, which yields MQTYDVVIAGGGMVGLAVACGLQGCGLRIAVLEKSVPDAFNPSEPHGLRVSAINAASERLLQHLDVWSAILAQRASAYHGMEVWDRDSFGRIEFDEPQGVSHLGYIIENQAIHQALWQRAQQLSDITLLAPAQLQQVAFGDNEAFITLQDGSMMSARLLIGADGAHSWLREKADIPLTFWDYQHHALVANIRTEQPHQAVARQVFHGEGILAFLPLNDAHLCSIVWSLPPQEATRLREMPAALFNQQLSVAFDMRLGLCELESERQTFPLTARYARQFAAHRLALVGDAAHTIHPLAGQGVNLGFMDAAELIGEIRRLQQQGKDIGQHLYLRRYERSRKHSAAVMLANMQGFRDLFAGNHPAKKLLRDVGLRLADRLPGVKPRLLKQAMGLQDLPEWLR from the coding sequence ATGCAAACTTATGATGTGGTGATCGCCGGTGGCGGTATGGTAGGGCTGGCGGTAGCCTGCGGATTACAGGGCTGTGGTCTGCGTATCGCGGTGCTGGAAAAATCGGTGCCGGACGCCTTTAACCCCAGCGAACCGCACGGATTGCGCGTGTCGGCGATTAATGCCGCCAGTGAACGACTGCTGCAACATCTTGATGTCTGGTCGGCGATTTTGGCGCAACGCGCCAGCGCGTATCACGGCATGGAAGTGTGGGATCGCGATAGCTTTGGCCGTATTGAGTTCGATGAGCCGCAGGGCGTCAGTCATTTGGGCTATATCATTGAAAATCAGGCAATTCACCAGGCTTTATGGCAGCGGGCGCAGCAGCTAAGCGATATTACGCTGCTGGCGCCGGCGCAGCTGCAGCAGGTGGCTTTCGGCGATAACGAAGCCTTTATCACTCTGCAGGATGGCAGCATGATGAGTGCCCGCCTGCTGATCGGCGCAGATGGTGCGCACTCATGGCTGCGTGAAAAGGCGGATATTCCCTTAACCTTTTGGGATTACCAGCATCACGCGCTGGTGGCGAACATCCGTACCGAGCAGCCTCATCAGGCGGTGGCGCGGCAAGTTTTTCACGGCGAAGGGATTCTGGCCTTTCTGCCGCTGAACGATGCGCATCTTTGCTCGATTGTCTGGTCGCTGCCGCCGCAGGAAGCCACCCGGCTGCGCGAGATGCCCGCTGCGCTGTTTAATCAGCAGCTGTCGGTCGCTTTTGATATGCGTCTTGGCCTGTGCGAGCTGGAAAGCGAGCGTCAAACCTTCCCGCTAACGGCGCGTTATGCCCGTCAGTTTGCTGCGCATCGGTTGGCGCTGGTGGGCGATGCGGCGCATACCATCCATCCGCTGGCCGGGCAGGGCGTTAACCTGGGCTTTATGGATGCCGCTGAGTTGATTGGCGAAATCCGCCGTCTGCAACAGCAGGGCAAAGATATTGGTCAGCATCTTTACCTGCGCCGCTATGAGCGCAGCCGTAAACACAGCGCGGCGGTCATGCTGGCGAATATGCAGGGCTTCCGTGATCTGTTTGCCGGTAATCATCCGGCGAAAAAGCTGCTGCGCGATGTGGGGCTGCGGCTGGCGGATCGGCTACCCGGCGTTAAGCCGCGGTTGCTGAAGCAGGCCATGGGTCTGCAGGATCTGCCGGAATGGCTGCGCTAA
- the ubiH gene encoding 2-octaprenyl-6-methoxyphenyl hydroxylase produces MSVIIAGGGMTGATLALALSHLTQGSLPVTLIEAIAPGERAHPGYDGRAIALAAGTCQQLAAINLWPALADCATPITHVHVSDRGHAGFVNIDAADYEVKALGNVVELHEVGNRLYQRLRQAPGVTLRCPEQVSRIEQHQDHVSVTLGSGEQLQGSLLVAADGSHSRAAAACGVQWQREDYQQIAVIANVTTQIAPQGRAFERFTEHGPLALLPMSHGRSSLVWCHPPMAKSRIDSWSDAEFLAELQQAFGWRLGRFTQVGQRTSYPLALQSASRTVAHRLALVGNAAQTLHPIAGQGFNLGIRDVMSLAETLAVAQRQQEDPGSFAVLQRYHQRREPDRAATIGVTDGLVRLFANRYLPLAIGRNLGLMTMDNLPWLRNRLAERTLGWVTR; encoded by the coding sequence ATGAGCGTGATCATCGCCGGAGGCGGCATGACCGGCGCAACGCTGGCGCTGGCGCTCTCACATCTGACGCAGGGTTCGCTGCCGGTTACGTTAATCGAGGCGATTGCGCCAGGCGAACGCGCGCATCCGGGCTATGATGGCCGGGCGATTGCGCTGGCGGCGGGCACCTGTCAGCAGCTGGCGGCGATTAATCTCTGGCCTGCGCTCGCCGACTGCGCTACGCCGATTACTCATGTCCACGTGAGCGATCGCGGGCACGCCGGATTTGTTAACATTGATGCCGCTGACTATGAGGTTAAGGCGCTGGGCAATGTGGTGGAGCTGCATGAAGTGGGAAACCGCTTATATCAGCGCTTACGTCAGGCGCCTGGCGTGACGCTGCGTTGTCCGGAGCAGGTAAGCCGCATTGAGCAGCATCAGGATCATGTCAGCGTCACGCTGGGCAGCGGGGAGCAACTACAGGGAAGCTTGCTGGTGGCGGCGGATGGTTCCCATTCCCGCGCGGCTGCCGCCTGCGGCGTTCAGTGGCAGCGGGAGGATTACCAACAAATCGCCGTTATCGCCAACGTGACCACGCAGATAGCCCCACAGGGGCGCGCATTTGAGCGCTTTACCGAGCATGGTCCGCTGGCGTTACTGCCGATGTCGCATGGTCGCAGCTCGCTGGTCTGGTGCCATCCGCCGATGGCTAAATCCCGTATCGATAGCTGGAGCGACGCCGAGTTCTTGGCAGAGCTGCAGCAGGCATTTGGCTGGCGACTGGGGCGCTTTACGCAGGTGGGACAGCGCACCAGCTACCCGCTGGCGCTGCAAAGCGCCAGTCGAACGGTTGCGCATCGCCTGGCGCTGGTGGGCAATGCGGCGCAAACCTTACATCCGATTGCTGGTCAGGGGTTTAACCTCGGCATTCGTGACGTGATGTCGCTGGCTGAAACGCTGGCGGTGGCGCAACGCCAGCAGGAAGATCCCGGCAGCTTTGCCGTACTACAGCGTTACCATCAGCGGCGGGAGCCGGATCGTGCCGCCACCATCGGCGTGACCGATGGACTGGTGCGGCTGTTTGCTAATCGCTATCTGCCGCTGGCAATAGGGCGTAACCTTGGTCTGATGACAATGGATAATTTACCCTGGCTGCGCAACCGCCTGGCGGAGCGTACGCTTGGCTGGGTAACGCGCTGA
- the pepP gene encoding Xaa-Pro aminopeptidase: MITLDTFLQRRQALLSRMAAGSAALIFAAPEVTRSADSEYPFRQHSDFWYFTGFNEPEALLLLIKSDETHNHSVLFNRIRDKQAEIWFGRRLGQEAAPEKLGVDRALPWDDLKEQLHQLLNGLDVVYHAQGEYEFADRILFSALDTLRRGFRQNLQAPNTLIDWRPWVHEMRLFKGPEELEILRRAGKISAQAHTRAMQVCRPGMFEYQLAGEIHYEFTRHGARHPSYNTIVGGGENACILHYTENESELRDGDLVLIDAGCELHGYAGDITRTFPVNGKFSAPQRAIYNIVLASLYKALALFRPGISIREVNEEVVRVMVSGLVELGIMQGDIELLIAENAHRQFFMHGLSHWLGLDVHDVGHYGTPDRGRLLEPGMVLTVEPGLYIAPDADVPAEYRGIGIRIEDDIVITEQGNENLTDSVVKDVDAIEALMAAAQQG; encoded by the coding sequence ATGATTACGCTGGATACTTTTTTGCAGCGGCGCCAGGCGCTGTTGTCGCGTATGGCTGCGGGCAGCGCGGCGTTAATTTTTGCGGCGCCGGAAGTTACGCGCAGCGCGGATAGCGAATATCCCTTTCGCCAGCACAGCGACTTCTGGTATTTCACCGGCTTCAACGAGCCTGAAGCGCTGCTGCTGCTGATTAAAAGCGACGAAACCCATAACCATAGCGTGCTGTTCAACCGCATACGTGATAAGCAGGCGGAAATCTGGTTCGGTCGGCGTTTAGGTCAGGAGGCCGCGCCGGAAAAGCTGGGCGTCGATCGCGCGCTGCCCTGGGATGACCTGAAGGAACAGCTTCATCAGCTGCTGAACGGGCTGGATGTGGTTTACCATGCGCAGGGTGAATATGAGTTTGCCGATCGTATCCTGTTCAGCGCGCTGGACACGCTGCGTCGCGGCTTTCGTCAGAATTTACAGGCGCCGAATACGCTAATTGACTGGCGCCCCTGGGTGCATGAGATGCGTCTGTTTAAAGGCCCGGAAGAGCTGGAAATATTACGCCGCGCCGGAAAAATCAGCGCCCAGGCACATACGCGCGCCATGCAGGTCTGCCGCCCAGGCATGTTTGAATATCAGCTGGCGGGCGAAATTCATTATGAATTTACCCGTCACGGCGCGCGGCATCCTTCCTATAACACCATCGTTGGCGGCGGCGAAAACGCCTGTATCCTGCACTACACCGAAAATGAGAGCGAACTGCGCGATGGCGATCTGGTGCTGATCGACGCCGGCTGCGAGCTGCACGGCTATGCAGGCGATATTACACGCACCTTCCCGGTTAACGGAAAATTCAGCGCGCCGCAACGGGCAATTTATAACATCGTACTGGCTTCGCTGTACAAAGCGCTCGCACTGTTTCGTCCCGGCATCAGCATTCGCGAAGTGAACGAAGAAGTGGTGCGGGTGATGGTGAGCGGGCTGGTAGAACTGGGCATAATGCAGGGCGATATAGAGCTGCTGATTGCTGAAAACGCCCATCGACAGTTCTTCATGCATGGCCTGAGCCACTGGCTGGGACTGGATGTGCATGATGTTGGCCATTACGGTACCCCAGACCGCGGACGCCTGCTCGAGCCGGGCATGGTGCTTACCGTCGAGCCGGGGCTGTATATCGCGCCGGACGCGGACGTGCCGGCAGAGTATCGCGGAATCGGCATTCGCATTGAGGATGACATCGTGATTACCGAACAGGGAAATGAAAATCTTACCGATAGCGTGGTCAAAGACGTTGACGCTATCGAAGCGCTGATGGCGGCAGCGCAGCAGGGATGA
- a CDS encoding YecA family protein has translation MSTDNTQPGYQALASLLTQQGVGMTPAEMHGLISGIVCGGNKDHSWKALVHDLTNEGLAFSQSLSQPLQELHAHIQDTLEEEGFMFQLMLPDEDESSVFERADALAGWVNHFLLGLGVTQPKLDKVKGEAGEAIDDLRTIAQLGYDEEDDQEELAQSMEEVIEYVRVAALLCHETFNPPMPPGAPEVNKVTLH, from the coding sequence ATGTCTACAGATAACACACAGCCGGGCTATCAGGCGCTGGCATCCCTCCTGACCCAACAGGGGGTAGGAATGACGCCGGCTGAAATGCACGGCTTGATCAGCGGCATTGTCTGTGGTGGCAACAAAGATCACAGCTGGAAAGCGCTGGTACACGATCTCACAAACGAAGGGCTGGCCTTTTCACAATCGCTCTCGCAGCCGCTGCAGGAACTGCATGCGCATATCCAGGATACGCTGGAAGAAGAGGGCTTTATGTTCCAGCTGATGCTGCCGGATGAAGACGAAAGCAGCGTCTTTGAACGTGCCGATGCGTTAGCGGGATGGGTGAACCATTTTCTGTTAGGGCTGGGCGTAACGCAGCCTAAACTGGATAAAGTCAAAGGCGAAGCGGGCGAGGCGATCGACGATCTGCGCACCATCGCGCAGCTTGGCTATGATGAAGAAGACGATCAGGAAGAGCTGGCTCAATCAATGGAAGAGGTTATCGAGTATGTACGCGTAGCCGCCTTGCTGTGCCATGAAACCTTTAACCCGCCGATGCCGCCGGGCGCGCCGGAAGTCAACAAGGTGACGCTGCACTGA
- the zapA gene encoding cell division protein ZapA, whose product MSAQPVDIQIFGRSLRVNCPPEQQDALNAAAEDLNQRLQDLKVRTRVTNTEQLVFIAALNICHELAQEKGKTRDYAANMEQRIRMLQQTIEQALLEQGRITERQGAKFE is encoded by the coding sequence ATGTCTGCACAACCGGTAGATATTCAGATTTTTGGACGTTCGTTACGCGTGAATTGTCCGCCTGAACAGCAAGATGCGCTGAACGCGGCGGCAGAAGATCTCAATCAGCGGTTGCAAGATCTGAAAGTTCGCACTAGAGTCACAAATACAGAGCAGCTGGTGTTCATCGCTGCGTTGAACATTTGCCATGAGCTGGCGCAGGAAAAGGGGAAAACCCGTGACTACGCTGCTAATATGGAACAACGCATACGCATGCTGCAGCAGACCATTGAACAGGCATTGCTTGAGCAAGGTCGCATAACTGAACGCCAGGGTGCGAAGTTCGAATAA
- a CDS encoding 5-formyltetrahydrofolate cyclo-ligase — protein MSLSLERQAIRTHVRHLRRGLSAEQQTLAANSVAERALNVASIDRAQHIALFLSVDGELNTRPLIARLWQQHKQVYLPVLHPFSAGNLLFIRYTPETLLTPNRLRIPEPPLDARQIIPLDQLDVMFVPLVAFDKQGQRLGMGGGFYDRTLQHWRSHRFLPIGLAHDCQQVDTLPTESWDIPLPAMLTPSRLWQWEK, from the coding sequence ATGTCTTTATCACTCGAACGGCAAGCCATACGTACCCACGTACGCCATTTACGGCGTGGATTGAGCGCTGAACAGCAAACGCTGGCGGCAAATAGCGTGGCTGAGCGTGCCTTAAACGTCGCATCGATCGATCGGGCGCAGCATATCGCCTTGTTTCTTTCAGTTGATGGCGAACTCAATACCCGTCCCTTGATTGCCCGTCTGTGGCAGCAGCATAAACAGGTTTATCTTCCGGTGCTGCACCCGTTTTCGGCGGGGAATCTGCTATTTATCCGCTATACGCCGGAAACGTTGTTAACCCCTAATCGCTTACGTATTCCGGAGCCGCCGCTGGATGCCCGACAGATTATTCCACTCGACCAACTGGATGTGATGTTTGTGCCGCTGGTGGCGTTTGATAAGCAGGGACAGCGCCTGGGGATGGGCGGCGGGTTTTACGATCGCACTTTACAGCACTGGCGCAGCCATCGCTTTCTTCCCATTGGCCTGGCGCACGACTGCCAGCAGGTCGATACGCTGCCGACCGAAAGCTGGGATATTCCGCTGCCAGCGATGTTAACCCCTTCCCGCCTGTGGCAGTGGGAAAAGTAA
- the serA gene encoding phosphoglycerate dehydrogenase, translating into MAKVSLEKDKIKFLLVEGVHQSALDNLRAAGYTNIEYHKGALDSEALKASIRDAHFIGIRSRTQLTEEIFAAAEKLVAVGCFCIGTNQVNLDAAAKRGVPVFNAPFSNTRSVAELVIGEMLLLMRGIPEANAKAHRGIWNKQAAGSYEARGKKLGIIGYGHIGMQLGVLAESLGMHVFFYDIENKLPLGNATQVAHLSDLLNMSDVVSLHVPETPSTQNMMGAEELALMKPGSLLINASRGTVVDIPALCQVLANKHLSGAAIDVFPEEPATNSDPFNSPLCEFDNVILTPHIGGSTQEAQENIGIEVAGKLAKYSDNGSTLSAVNFPEVSLPTHGAHVSRLLHIHENRPGVLTAINQIFAEQGINISAQYLQTTPMMGYVVIDIDAELDVAHKALTLMKAIPGTMRARLLY; encoded by the coding sequence ATGGCAAAAGTATCGCTGGAGAAAGACAAGATTAAGTTTCTGCTGGTGGAAGGCGTTCACCAAAGCGCGCTGGATAATTTACGTGCGGCAGGTTACACCAATATTGAATATCACAAAGGCGCGCTTGATAGCGAAGCGTTGAAAGCCTCCATCCGCGATGCGCACTTTATCGGTATTCGTTCCCGTACTCAGCTGACTGAAGAGATCTTTGCCGCGGCTGAAAAGCTGGTGGCCGTAGGCTGTTTCTGTATCGGCACTAACCAGGTGAATTTAGACGCGGCGGCAAAGCGCGGCGTGCCGGTCTTCAATGCGCCGTTCTCTAATACGCGTTCGGTGGCGGAGTTGGTTATCGGCGAAATGCTGCTGCTGATGCGTGGCATCCCTGAAGCGAATGCCAAAGCCCATCGTGGCATCTGGAACAAGCAGGCTGCCGGCTCGTATGAGGCGCGCGGTAAAAAACTGGGCATCATCGGTTATGGCCATATCGGCATGCAGCTGGGCGTGCTGGCGGAAAGCCTGGGCATGCATGTCTTTTTCTATGATATTGAAAACAAGCTGCCGCTGGGCAACGCGACGCAGGTAGCGCATCTGTCCGATCTGCTGAATATGAGCGACGTGGTCAGCCTGCATGTGCCGGAAACTCCGTCGACCCAAAATATGATGGGCGCGGAAGAGCTGGCGCTGATGAAGCCGGGATCGCTGCTGATTAACGCTTCACGCGGAACGGTAGTGGATATTCCGGCGCTCTGCCAGGTGCTGGCGAATAAACATCTCTCCGGCGCGGCTATTGATGTTTTCCCGGAAGAGCCGGCGACCAATAGCGACCCGTTTAACTCGCCGCTGTGCGAATTCGATAACGTCATCCTGACGCCGCATATCGGCGGCTCGACGCAGGAAGCGCAGGAAAATATCGGCATCGAAGTGGCCGGGAAGCTGGCAAAATATTCCGATAACGGCTCTACGCTCTCTGCCGTTAACTTCCCGGAAGTTTCGCTGCCGACGCACGGCGCGCACGTGAGCCGCCTGCTGCATATCCATGAAAACCGACCGGGCGTACTAACCGCCATTAACCAGATATTTGCCGAGCAGGGCATCAATATCTCCGCGCAGTATCTGCAAACTACGCCGATGATGGGCTATGTGGTGATCGATATTGATGCGGAACTGGATGTCGCCCATAAGGCATTGACGCTGATGAAGGCGATTCCGGGAACGATGCGCGCCCGCCTGCTTTACTGA
- the rpiA gene encoding ribose-5-phosphate isomerase RpiA — protein MTQDELKKAVGWAALDYVTPGTIVGVGTGSTAAHFIDALGSIKHQIEGAVSSSDASTLKLKSLGIPVFDLNEVDSLAVYVDGADEINPQMQMIKGGGAALTREKIIAAVADKFICIADASKQVDVLGGFPLPVEVIPMARSYIARELVKLGGLPEYRQHVVTDNGNIILDVHNLSIVNPAELERAINALPGVVTVGLFAARRADIALIGGPDGVKTITK, from the coding sequence ATGACGCAGGATGAACTGAAAAAAGCAGTAGGCTGGGCCGCGCTGGATTATGTCACGCCAGGGACGATTGTCGGCGTCGGCACCGGATCGACCGCCGCCCACTTTATCGATGCGCTCGGCTCGATTAAGCATCAAATCGAGGGCGCTGTTTCCAGCTCGGATGCCTCTACGCTGAAGTTAAAAAGTTTGGGTATTCCGGTATTCGATCTTAACGAGGTAGATTCTCTGGCGGTGTACGTTGACGGCGCCGATGAGATCAACCCGCAAATGCAAATGATCAAGGGCGGCGGCGCGGCGCTGACGCGCGAGAAAATCATTGCGGCGGTAGCGGATAAGTTTATTTGTATCGCTGACGCCTCCAAGCAGGTAGATGTTCTCGGCGGCTTTCCGCTGCCGGTGGAAGTGATTCCGATGGCGCGCTCTTATATCGCGCGCGAGCTGGTGAAGCTGGGCGGCCTGCCGGAGTATCGTCAGCATGTGGTCACCGATAACGGCAACATTATTCTCGACGTGCATAATCTGAGTATCGTTAACCCGGCTGAGCTGGAACGCGCCATTAATGCGTTGCCTGGCGTGGTAACGGTAGGTCTTTTTGCCGCCCGCAGGGCTGACATTGCGCTGATTGGCGGCCCTGACGGCGTAAAAACTATCACCAAATGA
- a CDS encoding LysR family transcriptional regulator ArgP has product MKRPDYRTLQALDAVIRERGFERAAQKLCITQSAVSQRIKQLENMFGQPLLVRTIPPRPTEQGQKLLALLHQVELLEDEWLGDENGGTTPLLLSLAVNADSLATWLLPALKEVLTDSPVRLNLQVEDETRTQERLRRGEVVGAVSIQPQPLPSCLVDRLGALDYLFVGSPEFAARYFPNGVTRSALLKAPAVAFDHLDDMHQAFLQQNFDLSPGSVPCHIVNSSEAFVQLARQGSTCCMIPHLQIERELTSGELIDLTPGLYQRRMLYWHRFAPESRLMRKVTDALLAHGHRVLRQEEEALSG; this is encoded by the coding sequence ATGAAAAGACCCGACTATCGAACGCTTCAGGCTCTGGACGCTGTGATTCGCGAGCGTGGCTTTGAGCGCGCGGCGCAAAAGCTCTGCATTACCCAGTCGGCGGTCTCGCAGCGTATTAAGCAGTTGGAAAATATGTTCGGCCAACCGTTGCTGGTGCGCACTATTCCGCCCCGCCCGACCGAGCAAGGACAAAAGCTGCTGGCCCTGCTGCATCAGGTAGAGCTACTGGAGGATGAGTGGCTGGGCGATGAAAACGGCGGCACCACGCCCCTGCTGCTGTCGCTGGCGGTAAACGCCGACAGTTTGGCGACCTGGCTGCTGCCCGCGCTAAAAGAGGTGTTGACCGATTCGCCGGTACGCCTGAATTTACAGGTGGAAGATGAAACCCGCACCCAGGAGCGCTTACGTCGCGGTGAGGTAGTGGGCGCCGTGAGTATTCAGCCGCAGCCGCTGCCCAGCTGTTTGGTAGATCGGCTTGGCGCGCTGGATTACCTGTTTGTTGGCTCGCCTGAGTTTGCCGCACGCTATTTTCCTAACGGCGTAACGCGTTCGGCGCTGCTGAAAGCGCCAGCGGTGGCGTTTGATCATCTTGATGATATGCATCAGGCTTTTTTACAGCAGAACTTCGACCTGTCGCCCGGTAGCGTTCCCTGCCATATCGTTAACTCGTCTGAGGCGTTTGTGCAGCTGGCGCGCCAGGGTTCGACCTGCTGTATGATCCCGCATCTGCAAATCGAAAGAGAGCTGACCAGCGGCGAGCTTATCGATCTGACGCCCGGTCTTTACCAACGCCGGATGCTTTACTGGCACCGCTTTGCGCCGGAAAGCCGCCTGATGCGCAAAGTTACCGATGCGCTGCTGGCGCACGGTCATCGCGTGCTGCGTCAGGAAGAGGAAGCGCTTAGCGGTTAG
- a CDS encoding oxidative stress defense protein has translation MKLKALALAATMGLSTAPLIAQADELPNGPHIVTSGQASVDARPDIATLAIEVNVSSKDAAEAKKQADDRVAQYFDLLSKNGIEKKDIDAANLRTQPEYDYTKEGKSVLKGYRAVRQVQVTLRQLDKLNDLLDGALKSGLNEIRSVELGVANPDDYKAKARQAAIENATQQAAALAKGFNAKLGQVYSVRYHVANYQPMPMARMYKAADAAPMTSAEQTYEQQSIHFDDQVDVVFELQRN, from the coding sequence GTGAAACTGAAAGCACTGGCTCTGGCCGCAACGATGGGATTAAGCACCGCGCCATTGATCGCCCAGGCGGATGAGCTGCCCAACGGGCCGCATATTGTCACCTCAGGACAGGCGAGCGTGGATGCGCGCCCTGATATCGCCACGCTGGCGATAGAAGTCAATGTTTCTTCAAAGGATGCCGCGGAAGCGAAAAAACAGGCGGACGATCGCGTGGCGCAATATTTCGATCTGTTGAGTAAAAACGGTATCGAGAAAAAAGATATTGATGCGGCGAACCTGCGTACCCAGCCGGAGTATGACTATACCAAAGAGGGCAAGTCGGTGCTGAAAGGTTACCGTGCGGTGCGCCAGGTACAGGTAACGTTGCGCCAGCTGGATAAGCTGAACGATTTATTGGATGGCGCGCTGAAGTCGGGGCTGAATGAGATCCGTTCGGTAGAATTGGGCGTAGCGAATCCGGATGATTATAAAGCGAAGGCGCGTCAGGCGGCGATTGAAAACGCCACACAGCAGGCGGCGGCGCTGGCAAAAGGATTTAACGCCAAGCTGGGACAGGTTTACAGCGTGCGCTATCACGTAGCCAACTATCAGCCGATGCCGATGGCGCGCATGTATAAAGCCGCCGACGCCGCGCCCATGACCTCCGCTGAGCAAACCTATGAGCAGCAGAGCATACATTTTGACGATCAGGTCGATGTGGTGTTTGAGCTACAGCGCAACTAG